Proteins encoded in a region of the Armatimonadota bacterium genome:
- a CDS encoding FAD-dependent oxidoreductase, with the protein METEYQSDVLIIGAGSAGLRAAIAAREAGADVVVVEKGAAGESGCTQNSASDWMAYGAAFGHADSGDSPHEHWLDIMIKGALVARPELARRIADEAPERLMDLERYGASFDKTDGRFVQILSDGARFPRACGKGAETGPEIMRALLSKARGIGTRFVDGVMAVDLVVSESTPRRIVGCWGINQHGGRMVRFTAPSVVISTGGPGDLYWFNVFPDGMTGDGMAMAYRAGARLVNMEFIQIGPCIVHPVKFALSGVFWRMNPRVLNGDGNEFLRERVPEGIDVEAALHLKGVSFPFSVRNDSMYVDLAIAEEMKHGRPGPHGGVMMDISHNPASEIESKARVPFEHLLAKGIDIRKEPVEFAPSIQHFNGGVLIDERAAADIAGLFACGEAAGGQHGADRPGGNALADCQVFGAIAGTEAARYAAEQKFVDEADLVRAAAERQLRTLSAVPPDPGGDWANEVEGLKAAMWSYASVARDAQGLSEANRILTRMTSRLKRSRPWNLREFLELRNLLDLGQVIAGAAKLREESRGTHYRSDFPKRRDEQWIKQIAASRTEAGPKYAVSPVSVPQEIADGLKSGALKMD; encoded by the coding sequence GCCCGGGAAGCGGGAGCGGACGTGGTCGTCGTCGAGAAGGGCGCGGCCGGAGAGAGCGGCTGCACTCAGAATTCCGCATCGGACTGGATGGCTTACGGCGCGGCGTTCGGCCACGCCGACTCAGGCGACTCCCCGCACGAGCACTGGCTGGACATCATGATCAAGGGCGCGCTCGTCGCCCGGCCGGAACTCGCCCGCAGAATAGCGGATGAGGCGCCGGAGCGGCTGATGGACCTAGAGCGATACGGCGCGAGTTTCGACAAGACCGACGGGCGTTTCGTGCAGATTCTTTCCGACGGCGCGAGGTTCCCCAGGGCCTGTGGGAAGGGCGCCGAGACCGGACCGGAGATCATGCGGGCTCTCCTGTCGAAGGCGCGGGGCATCGGCACACGCTTCGTGGACGGCGTTATGGCGGTAGACCTGGTCGTGAGCGAGTCCACGCCGAGACGGATCGTCGGCTGCTGGGGCATCAATCAGCACGGGGGCCGGATGGTCCGCTTCACCGCTCCGTCGGTCGTGATCTCGACGGGCGGGCCGGGCGATCTCTACTGGTTCAACGTTTTTCCCGACGGAATGACGGGAGACGGCATGGCGATGGCCTACCGAGCGGGGGCGCGGCTCGTGAACATGGAGTTCATCCAGATCGGGCCGTGCATCGTTCACCCGGTGAAGTTCGCGCTCTCGGGCGTATTCTGGAGGATGAACCCCAGGGTCTTGAACGGCGACGGCAACGAGTTTCTGCGCGAGCGCGTGCCGGAGGGGATTGACGTCGAGGCAGCCCTGCACCTCAAGGGTGTGTCGTTCCCGTTCAGCGTGAGGAACGATTCGATGTATGTTGATCTCGCGATCGCCGAGGAGATGAAGCATGGTCGGCCCGGGCCTCACGGAGGGGTGATGATGGACATCTCCCACAACCCGGCGTCCGAGATCGAGTCGAAAGCGAGGGTGCCGTTTGAGCACCTGCTCGCGAAGGGGATTGACATCCGGAAGGAGCCGGTCGAGTTCGCTCCGAGCATCCAGCATTTCAACGGCGGGGTACTGATTGACGAGAGGGCAGCCGCCGACATCGCGGGGCTCTTCGCGTGCGGCGAAGCGGCGGGCGGACAGCACGGCGCGGACCGGCCCGGAGGGAACGCGCTGGCGGACTGCCAGGTGTTCGGCGCGATCGCGGGCACGGAGGCTGCCCGCTATGCAGCCGAGCAGAAGTTCGTTGACGAGGCCGACCTCGTCAGGGCCGCGGCGGAACGACAGCTTCGGACGCTGTCGGCCGTGCCGCCCGATCCCGGCGGAGACTGGGCCAACGAAGTCGAAGGCCTGAAGGCGGCGATGTGGAGCTATGCGTCGGTCGCACGCGACGCCCAGGGGCTCTCGGAGGCAAACCGCATACTCACCCGCATGACCTCGAGGCTGAAACGGTCGCGCCCATGGAACCTGCGCGAGTTCCTCGAGTTGAGGAACCTGCTCGACCTCGGGCAGGTGATCGCGGGGGCGGCGAAATTGCGGGAGGAGAGCCGCGGCACACACTACCGTTCCGACTTCCCTAAACGCCGGGACGAGCAGTGGATCAAGCAGATCGCGGCGAGCCGCACGGAGGCCGGGCCTAAGTACGCCGTTTCGCCGGTCAGCGTGCCCCAGGAGATCGCCGACGGGCTGAAATCCGGCGCTCTCAAGATGGATTAG